The following are from one region of the Coffea eugenioides isolate CCC68of chromosome 2, Ceug_1.0, whole genome shotgun sequence genome:
- the LOC113762705 gene encoding auxin response factor 18: MITVMNSGNEPMNEVEKSLDPQLWHACAGGMVQMSPVNSKVFYFPQGHAEHAHKSVDFGTFCTIPPLILCRVSSIKYLADTETDEVFAKIRLVPLRGNECSDDDGDDGLLAFDKNDGQEKPSSFAKTLTQSDANNGGGFSVPRYCAETIFPRLDYSAEPPVQTILAKDVHGEIWKFRHIYRGTPRRHLLTTGWSNFVNQKKLVAGDSIVFLRAENGDLCVGIRRAKRGIGGGPEAPSGWNTSAGNCTSSLYGGFSRLLGEEENRIMRNPKGGTNNSDIGARGRGKVRAESVVEAANLAASGQAFEVIYYPRASTPEFVVKASAVKAAIRIQWCSGMRFKMPFETEDSSRISWFMGTISSVQVDDRIHWPNSPWRLLQVAWDEPDLLQNVKRVSPWLVELVSNMPAINLCPFSPPRKKLRLPQPPEFPLVGQLPMPSLFSNPLSPSSPLCCLPDKIPAGIQGARHAQFGLPSSEPHFNKLQAGLFPFKLKQLEHAAAAASRIPNSSCFMEDYESKDNVSCVLTIGNSVQGSKPNVRTEAPLFVLFGQPILTEQQISQSSSGDTARSSLSERNPENTVTVSGGSGSGVLQSGHPENSLDQVLPWYKDPKLEFGLETGHCKVFMESEDVGRTLDLSVFGSYEELYGKLAEMFGLERSEMLSNVLYQDPAGVVKHSGDEPFSDFLKAARRITILTDSGSDNVCR; this comes from the exons ATGATTACTGTGATGAATTCTGGGAACGAACCCATGAATGAAGTGGAAAAATCCCTGGACCCCCAGTTATGGCATGCCTGCGCTGGCGGAATGGTGCAAATGTCACCTGTTAACTCCAAAGTTTTCTACTTTCCTCAAGGACATGCTGAGCATGCTCACAAAAGTGTGGATTTCGGGACTTTTTGCACAATCCCACCACTTATTTTGTGTAGAGTCTCATCAATAAAGTACCTGGCTGATACTGAGACTGATGAGGTTTTCGCTAAAATAAGATTGGTTCCGCTGAGAGGAAATGAATGTAGCGATGATGATGGTGATGATGGATTGTTGGCTTTTGATAAGAATGACGGTCAGGAAAAGCCTAGTTCTTTTGCAAAGACATTAACACAGTCTGATGCAAACAACGGTGGGGGTTTCTCTGTGCCACGGTACTGTGCTGAGACCATATTTCCGCGGTTGGACTATTCAGCTGAACCCCCAGTTCAGACTATTTTGGCCAAAGATGTTCATGGGGAGATATGGAAATTTAGGCATATTTACAGGGGGACACCGCGTCGTCATCTTTTGACGACTGGATGGAGTAATTTTGTGAACCAGAAGAAGCTTGTTGCAGGGGACTCGATTGTGTTTTTGAGAGCTGAAAATGGGGATCTTTGTGTTGGGATCAGAAGAGCGAAGAGAGGAATTGGTGGTGGACCTGAGGCACCATCTGGATGGAATACCAGTGCTGGGAATTGCACCTCCTCTTTGTATGGGGGATTCTCCAGGCTTCTAGGTGAAGAGGAAAACAGGATCATGAGGAATCCTAAGGGAGGGACTAATAACAGTGACATAGGTGCTAGGGGAAGGGGTAAAGTTAGGGCAGAATCTGTTGTTGAAGCAGCCAATCTTGCTGCCAGTGGGCAGGCATTTGAGGTTATTTACTATCCACGTGCAAGCACGCCGGAGTTTGTTGTAAAGGCCTCAGCTGTAAAGGCTGCAATAAGAATTCAGTGGTGTTCCGGGATGAGATTCAAGATGCCTTTCGAGACAGAAGATTCATCACGGATAAGCTGGTTTATGGGAACTATATCCTCTGTTCAAGTTGATGACCGCATCCATTGGCCTAATTCTCCCTGGCGCCTTCTCCAG GTTGCATGGGATGAACCAGATTTACTTCAGAATGTTAAGCGAGTCAGTCCATGGTTGGTTGAGCTGGTATCAAATATGCCTGCCATCAATCTTTGCCCCTTTTCCCCACCAAGAAAGAAGTTGAGGCTTCCACAACCTCCGGAATTTCCCCTTGTTGGCCAACTTCCAATGCCATCACTATTCAGCAACCCCTTAAGCCCAAGTAGTCCCTTGTGTTGTTTACCAGACAAGATTCCTGCAGGCATACAGGGAGCCAGGCATGCTCAATTCGGATTACCCTCATCAGAACCGCATTTCAATAAACTGCAGGCGGGCCTCTTCCCGTTCAAACTGAAGCAGCTTGAACATGCTGCTGCCGCAGCTTCTAGAATCCCTAACAGTAGCTGCTTCATGGAAGATTATGAATCCAAGGATAATGTATCTTGCGTGTTGACTATCGGAAATTCTGTACAAGGATCGAAGCCTAATGTTCGTACAGAAGCACCCctgtttgttttgtttggtCAACCAATTCTCACTGAGCAGCAGATCTCCCAGAGCTCCTCTGGGGATACAGCTCGCAGCAGTTTATCAGAGAGGAATCCAGAAAATACTGTAACTGTCTCTGGTGGTTCAGGATCAGGAGTTCTTCAGAGTGGTCATCCAGAGAACTCTCTAGATCAAGTCCTTCCGTGGTACAAAGATCCCAAACTTGAATTTGGATTGGAGACAGGTCACTGTAAGGTGTTTATGGAATCTGaagacgttggccggactctgGACCTGTCAGTTTTTGGCTCTTATGAGGAGCTCTATGGAAAGCTGGCAGAGATGTTTGGTCTTGAAAGATCAGAGATGCTGAGCAATGTGCTTTATCAGGACCCGGCTGGCGTTGTTAAGCACAGTGGAGATGAACCATTCAG